Proteins encoded in a region of the Pelagicoccus sp. SDUM812003 genome:
- the aspS gene encoding aspartate--tRNA ligase, translated as MKRTHHCGQLRSSDVGKSVALIGWVDSIRDHGGILFIDLRDREGLTQVKANPNSDDADFNAAINSLKPESVAEFHGEVEAREEGTINAKMPTGEIEVQARSVVVHNISETPPFPIEDDKGDKVNEDLRLRYRYLDLRRNKMSKVVRMRHNTTKAIRDYMDGEGFVDVETPILFKSTPEGAREYLVPSRINPGEFYALPQSPQQFKQMLMVAGVERYYQVARCFRDEDLRADRQMEFTQLDIELSFIDREDMYALIEGLMKKIWKDVLDMEIEAPFPRMSFQDAMDRYGVDKPDTRFGLELNDFSETFAKSSFKVFQATIAKGGVVKAFKAPTLADVTQGEMKHLEETAKSLGAKGLAFIKVAEGGEWKSPIVKFFSEEEKAALNEKLGLEEGDIVFFAASKWEEACAILGRIRLECAELLKKRARLEIPKDQFNFLWVVDFPLMSYDDEAGRYVATHHPFTAPVAEDVQYLDSDPKRVRGQHYDLVLNGVELGGGSIRIHQRAVQQKVFEDVLKIPADVVKERFGYMLEAFKYGAPPHGGIAFGLDRLVMILAGLSSIRDVIAFPKTQKGQCLMTDSPTPVTAKQLKDLHIDTVVLDEES; from the coding sequence ATGAAACGGACACATCATTGCGGCCAGCTTCGCTCGAGCGACGTTGGAAAATCGGTAGCGCTGATCGGCTGGGTAGACTCCATCCGCGATCACGGCGGGATTCTCTTTATCGACCTAAGAGACCGCGAAGGCCTGACTCAGGTGAAGGCCAATCCGAATAGCGATGACGCCGATTTCAATGCGGCCATCAACAGCCTCAAGCCCGAGTCCGTGGCCGAGTTTCACGGCGAGGTGGAAGCTCGAGAGGAGGGCACGATCAATGCGAAGATGCCTACCGGCGAGATCGAGGTGCAGGCCCGCTCCGTCGTGGTGCACAACATCTCCGAAACGCCTCCATTCCCCATCGAGGACGACAAGGGCGACAAGGTGAACGAGGACCTGCGTCTGCGCTACCGCTACCTCGACCTGCGCCGCAACAAGATGAGCAAGGTGGTGCGCATGCGCCACAACACCACCAAAGCCATCCGCGACTACATGGATGGAGAGGGATTTGTGGACGTGGAAACGCCCATCCTCTTCAAAAGCACGCCGGAGGGGGCTCGCGAGTACCTGGTGCCCAGCCGCATCAACCCAGGCGAGTTCTACGCCCTGCCGCAATCGCCGCAGCAGTTCAAGCAGATGCTGATGGTGGCCGGTGTGGAGCGCTACTACCAGGTCGCCCGCTGCTTCCGTGACGAAGACCTTCGCGCCGATCGCCAGATGGAGTTCACTCAGCTCGACATCGAGCTCTCCTTCATCGATCGGGAAGACATGTACGCCCTCATCGAGGGACTCATGAAGAAAATTTGGAAAGACGTGCTCGATATGGAAATCGAAGCCCCGTTCCCGCGCATGTCCTTCCAGGATGCGATGGACCGCTACGGGGTGGACAAACCCGACACGCGCTTCGGTCTGGAGCTGAACGACTTTTCGGAAACCTTCGCCAAATCCTCCTTCAAGGTCTTCCAAGCCACCATCGCCAAGGGCGGTGTAGTCAAGGCCTTCAAGGCGCCCACGCTGGCGGACGTGACGCAGGGCGAGATGAAGCATCTCGAGGAGACTGCCAAGTCGCTCGGCGCCAAGGGATTGGCCTTTATCAAGGTCGCTGAAGGCGGGGAATGGAAGTCGCCCATCGTGAAGTTTTTCTCCGAGGAGGAAAAGGCGGCTCTCAACGAAAAGCTTGGCCTGGAGGAAGGGGACATCGTTTTCTTCGCCGCCTCCAAGTGGGAGGAAGCCTGCGCTATCCTCGGTCGAATCCGTCTGGAATGCGCCGAGCTGCTCAAGAAGCGTGCACGCTTGGAGATCCCCAAGGATCAGTTCAATTTCCTGTGGGTGGTCGACTTCCCGCTCATGTCCTACGACGACGAAGCAGGACGCTACGTGGCCACGCACCATCCCTTCACCGCGCCGGTGGCCGAGGACGTACAGTACCTCGACTCCGATCCTAAGCGCGTGCGCGGTCAGCACTACGACCTAGTGCTGAACGGCGTGGAGCTCGGTGGTGGCTCGATCCGTATCCATCAGCGAGCGGTGCAGCAGAAGGTGTTTGAAGACGTGCTCAAGATCCCTGCTGACGTGGTGAAGGAACGCTTCGGCTACATGCTGGAAGCCTTCAAGTATGGAGCTCCGCCACACGGAGGCATCGCCTTCGGCCTCGACCGTCTGGTGATGATTCTCGCCGGTTTGAGCAGCATTCGCGATGTGATCGCGTTCCCGAAGACGCAGAAGGGGCAGTGCCTCATGACGGACAGCCCGACTCCGGTGACGGCCAAGCAGCTCAAGGATTTGCACATCGATACTGTGGTGCTCGACGAGGAATCGTGA
- a CDS encoding ammonium transporter, with the protein MKKLLRIIPGCLLFALVASMALDLSTAMAQEEESPVADYLEMVESYGPEYAPAFDFFTVSMLWTVMAAALVFIMHLGFATLEAGLTQSKNTVNILFKNVWIISIGLLTYALVGFNTHYPGDFNGWFSIGGPIGDLNADGGSTWGYGGLGLAMTGFGDFIFQAMFAATAATIVSGAVAERVKLSSFMIYSTILVAFGYTIAGSWHWGGGWLNQMENPFYDFAGSTVVHGFGGAAALAAVLILGPRKGKYTKDGKIKPILGHSMPLAAVGVFLLFFGWFGFNGGSVLSANPGPLGLVFTTTALAAAAGGVASIFISWMVLKKPDLSMALNGLLAGLVSITAGADSVSVWSSVIMGAIGGVIVVFSILFFDKIKIDDPVGAISVHGVCGIWGTLAVGIFGGASFVSQLIGVVGVYVFAFVFSLVLFMVIKAIMGVRVAEEEEFEGLDVGEHGQEAYPDFSISSR; encoded by the coding sequence ATGAAAAAACTCCTCCGAATAATTCCAGGATGCCTGCTCTTCGCGTTGGTCGCGTCGATGGCATTGGATCTCTCAACCGCGATGGCTCAAGAAGAAGAGAGTCCTGTCGCTGACTATCTTGAGATGGTCGAGTCCTACGGACCCGAATACGCTCCTGCTTTCGACTTTTTCACCGTGTCGATGCTCTGGACCGTGATGGCCGCAGCTCTCGTATTCATCATGCACCTCGGCTTCGCGACCCTCGAGGCTGGACTGACGCAGTCCAAGAACACCGTAAACATTCTCTTCAAGAATGTGTGGATCATCTCGATCGGCCTTCTCACCTACGCTTTGGTGGGTTTCAACACGCACTACCCGGGAGACTTCAATGGTTGGTTCTCCATCGGCGGCCCGATTGGCGATCTGAATGCTGACGGTGGTTCGACCTGGGGCTACGGCGGTCTTGGCCTGGCTATGACTGGTTTCGGCGACTTCATCTTCCAGGCGATGTTTGCCGCGACAGCTGCGACTATCGTTTCCGGAGCGGTTGCCGAGCGCGTGAAGCTCTCCTCCTTCATGATCTATTCGACGATCCTCGTGGCGTTTGGCTACACCATCGCCGGCTCCTGGCACTGGGGTGGCGGCTGGCTCAACCAGATGGAAAATCCTTTTTACGACTTCGCCGGTTCCACTGTGGTCCACGGTTTCGGAGGCGCAGCGGCCTTGGCGGCAGTTTTGATCCTGGGACCACGCAAAGGCAAGTACACCAAGGACGGCAAGATCAAGCCGATCCTCGGTCACAGCATGCCGCTGGCGGCAGTGGGCGTTTTCCTGCTCTTCTTCGGATGGTTCGGATTCAACGGCGGCTCGGTACTCTCCGCTAATCCTGGTCCTCTCGGTCTGGTCTTCACCACGACCGCTCTTGCCGCAGCTGCGGGGGGTGTCGCTTCGATCTTCATCTCTTGGATGGTTCTGAAGAAGCCGGACCTTTCGATGGCCCTCAACGGTCTGCTCGCAGGTCTGGTGAGCATCACCGCCGGCGCTGACTCGGTTTCCGTGTGGAGCTCGGTCATCATGGGCGCCATCGGTGGCGTGATTGTGGTTTTCTCGATCCTCTTCTTCGACAAGATCAAGATCGACGACCCTGTCGGCGCGATCTCCGTTCACGGAGTGTGCGGCATCTGGGGCACTCTCGCCGTTGGCATCTTCGGCGGAGCAAGCTTCGTTTCCCAGCTCATCGGTGTAGTTGGCGTCTACGTATTCGCGTTCGTCTTCTCGCTCGTGCTTTTCATGGTCATCAAGGCGATCATGGGTGTGCGCGTTGCGGAAGAAGAAGAGTTCGAAGGTTTGGACGTGGGCGAGCACGGGCAGGAAGCCTATCCGGACTTCTCTATCTCCTCTCGCTAA
- a CDS encoding P-II family nitrogen regulator: MKLVVAIIKPFKLEEVKEALSEIGIEGMTVTEVKGFGRQKGHTEIYRGSEYTVDFLPKVKIEIAVPDDIVSKAAEAIVKSAKTGKIGDGKVFVLPLEEAIRIRTDEQGETAL, translated from the coding sequence ATGAAATTAGTTGTAGCCATTATCAAGCCCTTCAAGTTGGAAGAGGTTAAAGAAGCGCTCTCTGAAATCGGCATCGAAGGCATGACCGTGACGGAGGTGAAGGGCTTCGGTCGCCAAAAGGGTCACACGGAAATCTACCGCGGTAGCGAGTACACTGTGGACTTCCTTCCGAAGGTTAAGATCGAGATCGCCGTTCCCGACGATATCGTTTCGAAAGCTGCTGAGGCGATCGTCAAGTCCGCCAAGACTGGCAAGATCGGCGACGGCAAGGTTTTCGTTCTTCCGCTGGAAGAAGCGATCCGTATCCGTACCGACGAGCAGGGCGAAACCGCTCTCTAA
- the ilvN gene encoding acetolactate synthase small subunit yields the protein MRHTISVLVENKFGVLARIAGLFSGRGFNIDTLNVAPTHDPELSRVTAVVRGDDTVLDQITKQLKKLINVVEVHDFQTGQAVSRELVMVKLKAGSDHRSEIIQICELFRAKIINVNHEDVVAEITGDEGKIEAFLNLVESFGILELCRTGNLAMQR from the coding sequence ATGAGACACACCATCTCCGTCCTCGTAGAAAATAAATTTGGCGTCCTGGCCCGCATCGCAGGCCTCTTCAGCGGCCGCGGGTTCAACATCGACACCCTAAACGTGGCTCCGACGCACGATCCTGAACTGTCCCGCGTCACCGCTGTGGTCCGCGGCGACGACACGGTGCTCGACCAGATCACCAAGCAGCTCAAGAAGCTGATCAACGTGGTGGAAGTGCACGACTTCCAGACAGGGCAGGCGGTCAGCCGCGAACTGGTCATGGTGAAGCTCAAGGCCGGTTCCGATCATCGATCCGAAATTATCCAGATCTGCGAACTTTTCCGCGCCAAGATCATCAACGTGAACCATGAGGACGTGGTGGCGGAGATCACCGGCGACGAAGGCAAGATCGAGGCGTTTCTGAATCTAGTGGAGTCTTTCGGCATCCTAGAGCTGTGCCGCACGGGCAACCTCGCCATGCAGCGCTAG
- the hemC gene encoding hydroxymethylbilane synthase, whose protein sequence is MSAPDREFVIATRKSPLAMAQTELAKSRFESAMPDARFRIEKMVTTGDKRQEWSLEKQGGKGLFTKELEDALLDGRADFAVHSAKDLPSEMPRGLALAGFLPRESCEDVLIVREGVGTPASIATSSPRRRIQLRYLFPEAEFTEIRGNVDTRLNKIARGVADATVLASAGLNRLGISEWEGVTFRKLTLDECVPAVGQAAVAIQCREEDVPLFAPHLDEETAVAVHLERAFLQTLGGGCQVAFAVNYTDTALRIFHLACGRETRNLPREYVASHYEKIASGLIEQLELKDA, encoded by the coding sequence ATGAGCGCCCCGGATCGGGAATTTGTCATCGCGACGCGCAAGAGCCCTCTGGCCATGGCCCAAACCGAACTTGCGAAATCGCGGTTCGAATCAGCTATGCCAGATGCTCGATTTCGTATCGAAAAGATGGTGACCACTGGCGACAAGCGTCAGGAATGGTCGCTGGAGAAGCAGGGCGGCAAAGGGCTCTTCACCAAGGAGCTGGAGGACGCTTTGCTAGACGGTCGCGCGGACTTCGCGGTGCACAGCGCCAAGGACCTGCCTTCGGAAATGCCTCGAGGGCTTGCCTTGGCTGGCTTTCTCCCGAGGGAAAGCTGCGAGGACGTGCTGATCGTGCGCGAAGGTGTGGGGACGCCAGCCAGCATCGCCACCAGCAGCCCGCGTCGCCGCATTCAGCTGCGCTACCTGTTTCCGGAAGCGGAGTTCACCGAGATTCGTGGAAACGTGGATACGCGGCTCAACAAGATCGCTCGCGGGGTGGCTGACGCGACGGTGCTCGCTTCCGCAGGTTTGAACCGGTTGGGCATCTCCGAATGGGAGGGGGTTACGTTTCGTAAGCTCACGCTTGACGAATGCGTCCCTGCGGTGGGACAGGCCGCAGTCGCTATCCAGTGTCGGGAGGAGGACGTACCCTTGTTCGCTCCGCATCTCGACGAGGAAACCGCGGTGGCGGTTCATCTCGAGAGAGCGTTTTTGCAGACTTTGGGCGGCGGATGCCAGGTGGCGTTCGCGGTCAACTACACAGATACCGCTCTGCGGATCTTCCATCTCGCTTGCGGACGGGAGACGCGAAATCTGCCGCGGGAGTATGTAGCCAGTCACTACGAAAAGATCGCCAGCGGCTTAATCGAACAGCTCGAGCTAAAAGATGCCTGA
- the cobA gene encoding uroporphyrinogen-III C-methyltransferase — translation MPEGIVYLVGAGPGNPELLTVRAKELIESAQALVYDYLVHPAFMHLVPRDCEMICVGKRKGFHSKPQSEIQAILLRKAKEGKRVVRLKGGDPFLFGRGGEEAKALQEAGIEFEVVPGITAAMGASAYSGIPLTDRNTNATLVFVTGHEDPQKMDTTVDWASLPKKNSMICVYMGVSNLEPMARRLIEGGFPRDTPVACVEWATLGHQRICRGKLDTISEVSKAFGLKAPAIIMVGENAAMSEELSWFEKKPLQGRRFVVTRSRGQASELSAKLERLGAEVIGLPLISITRNIDPQTKEDVFKEIASYDWLVFSSPNGVRFFFEAFFETFEDIRSLGFLRIAAVGKSTAKEIKKYYVTTDLIPDEANAESLADALIATDSMDSAKILVVAGNLGRDVLIDKLEEARAIVDRFEVYKTEQTDLSEQPAAKQFREQGADGILFTSSSGVRSFVEQAKHLQLGDGALRPKTISIGKITSAAMKEMGLPVDLQAKEASLDSLVEAVVKRFGK, via the coding sequence ATGCCTGAGGGAATCGTTTATCTGGTCGGCGCGGGCCCAGGCAACCCGGAGCTTTTGACAGTGAGGGCGAAGGAGCTGATCGAATCCGCGCAGGCTTTGGTGTACGACTATTTGGTTCACCCCGCCTTCATGCACCTGGTCCCAAGGGACTGCGAAATGATCTGCGTGGGCAAGCGAAAGGGGTTTCACTCCAAGCCGCAATCCGAGATCCAAGCCATTCTCTTGCGCAAGGCGAAGGAGGGGAAGCGAGTCGTGCGGCTGAAAGGTGGCGATCCGTTCCTGTTTGGCAGAGGAGGAGAGGAGGCCAAGGCCTTGCAGGAGGCTGGCATCGAGTTCGAGGTGGTCCCCGGGATCACCGCAGCCATGGGCGCCTCGGCCTACAGCGGCATCCCGCTTACGGATCGCAACACCAACGCGACGCTCGTCTTCGTGACTGGCCATGAGGATCCCCAAAAAATGGATACGACCGTGGACTGGGCGTCGCTGCCGAAAAAGAACTCCATGATTTGCGTCTACATGGGCGTTTCGAATCTGGAGCCGATGGCGCGTCGCTTGATCGAGGGAGGCTTTCCCAGAGATACGCCGGTGGCCTGCGTCGAATGGGCGACGCTGGGGCACCAGCGAATTTGTCGGGGAAAGCTGGATACGATATCGGAGGTTTCCAAGGCGTTTGGCCTGAAGGCGCCGGCAATCATTATGGTAGGAGAGAATGCGGCTATGAGCGAAGAATTATCCTGGTTTGAGAAAAAGCCTTTGCAGGGGCGCCGCTTCGTGGTGACCCGAAGTCGGGGGCAAGCGAGCGAGCTGAGCGCCAAGCTGGAAAGGCTGGGGGCGGAAGTCATCGGGCTGCCGCTGATTTCCATCACCCGAAACATCGACCCGCAGACCAAGGAGGACGTGTTCAAGGAGATCGCCTCCTACGACTGGCTGGTGTTTTCCAGCCCGAACGGGGTGCGGTTCTTCTTCGAGGCCTTCTTCGAGACCTTCGAGGACATTCGTTCGCTCGGCTTTCTGCGCATCGCGGCAGTGGGTAAATCGACCGCGAAGGAAATCAAGAAGTACTACGTCACCACGGATCTGATACCGGACGAAGCGAACGCGGAGAGCTTGGCCGATGCTTTGATCGCCACCGACAGCATGGACAGCGCGAAGATCCTGGTGGTCGCAGGCAACCTTGGACGGGACGTTTTGATCGACAAGCTTGAGGAGGCTCGGGCCATCGTGGATCGTTTCGAGGTCTACAAGACCGAGCAGACGGATTTGAGCGAGCAGCCCGCGGCCAAGCAGTTTCGCGAGCAGGGGGCGGATGGCATCCTGTTTACCAGCTCCTCGGGCGTTCGTTCCTTTGTGGAGCAGGCCAAACACCTGCAGCTTGGCGACGGGGCGCTGCGTCCCAAAACCATCAGCATCGGCAAGATCACGTCCGCTGCCATGAAGGAGATGGGGCTGCCAGTCGATTTGCAGGCCAAGGAGGCCAGCCTCGACAGCCTCGTCGAAGCGGTGGTCAAACGCTTCGGCAAATAA
- a CDS encoding DegT/DnrJ/EryC1/StrS family aminotransferase codes for MKVPFIDLQRAHAPLKEELIEAFSRTIDHGGYCLGPDVDAFEAGFAEEQHVAGCVGVGSGTEALHLIALAMGVGPGDEVVVPAFTFIASAWFAQYVGAKVVFADVDSNTFTVTRGSIEKVVTDKTKAIVVTHLFGQAADMEPIMAFAMERGIKVVEDAAQAHLAQYKGRYVGDIGDAAAFSFYPTKNLGGLGEGGAVTSRDSALLEQIRILRAHGSKERYLNHFVGYNNRMEGLQAAALNVKLPHLRGKTARRQRIARGYLGGISNKDIQLPMPTRYGESVYHMFTIRHPERDRLKAYLAEQGIGSDIVYPYPLHLQPCFSFLGYREGDFPVAEEVAKTCLSLPIVPELTDEEIDYVIKALNAFA; via the coding sequence ATGAAAGTTCCCTTCATCGATCTGCAGCGGGCTCACGCTCCGCTCAAAGAAGAGTTAATCGAAGCCTTTTCCAGGACCATCGATCATGGCGGCTACTGTCTCGGCCCGGACGTGGACGCCTTTGAAGCGGGCTTCGCGGAGGAGCAGCATGTCGCCGGGTGCGTTGGCGTGGGAAGCGGAACGGAAGCCTTGCACTTGATCGCCCTCGCCATGGGAGTCGGACCTGGCGACGAGGTGGTGGTGCCAGCCTTCACCTTCATCGCCTCGGCCTGGTTCGCCCAGTACGTGGGGGCGAAGGTCGTGTTCGCGGATGTGGATTCCAATACCTTCACGGTTACGCGCGGTAGTATCGAGAAAGTGGTGACAGATAAGACCAAGGCGATCGTGGTGACTCACTTGTTCGGCCAAGCGGCCGATATGGAGCCGATCATGGCCTTCGCCATGGAACGTGGCATCAAGGTGGTGGAAGACGCTGCTCAAGCCCACCTCGCCCAGTACAAGGGACGCTATGTGGGGGACATCGGCGACGCCGCCGCGTTTTCGTTTTATCCCACAAAGAACCTCGGCGGGCTCGGCGAGGGCGGCGCGGTGACCTCTCGCGACAGCGCATTGCTGGAACAGATCCGGATCCTTCGCGCCCATGGCTCGAAGGAGCGGTATTTGAATCATTTCGTTGGATACAACAATCGCATGGAGGGCCTGCAGGCCGCAGCTCTGAACGTGAAGCTTCCTCACTTGCGTGGCAAGACGGCGCGCCGTCAGCGAATCGCTCGCGGCTACCTCGGTGGGATTTCCAACAAGGACATTCAGCTTCCCATGCCCACCCGCTACGGCGAATCGGTTTATCATATGTTCACCATTCGCCACCCGGAGCGCGATCGCCTGAAGGCCTACCTTGCGGAGCAAGGCATCGGCTCGGACATCGTGTATCCCTATCCGTTGCATCTGCAGCCCTGCTTCAGCTTCCTCGGCTACCGGGAGGGCGATTTTCCCGTAGCGGAAGAGGTGGCGAAGACCTGCCTCAGCCTGCCGATCGTGCCGGAGTTGACCGACGAGGAGATTGATTATGTGATCAAAGCCTTGAACGCTTTCGCCTGA
- the ffh gene encoding signal recognition particle protein, with protein sequence MFESLTDKLTNAMRHLRGTAKLSEENMGEALKEVRAALLSADVHFKVARAFIERVKEKCVGQEVLKTVTPGQQIIKIINDELVALLGEGSTELSQKKPLKIMMVGLQGGGKTTTSAKLAKALKKDGYKPRLVACDVYRPAAIDQLETVAGQIDVPCFAKRDTTDVPFIGELGLSEALSAGDDLIIFDTAGRLQIDEQLIEEIKELKKRVNPDEVLLVVDGAIGQEAVNVAKTFNEAVQLTGIVMTKLDGDARGGAALSMKEITGVPIKFAGTGEKLDNFDVFHPDRMASRILGMGDVVSLVEKAQETIDQDEAANMAERMMSGDFNFEDMLNQFRQIKKLGSMSSILGMLPGMGKMNMNMDDKAESQMKRSEAIILSMTKKERQKPQLLNSSRRNRIARGAGVKMAEVNQLVKQHMQMKKMMKKMQGGGKMGKGQMKKMMKQMKGSGMDPSQMGGMGGGMPDLSSFKGKLPF encoded by the coding sequence ATGTTCGAGAGTCTGACCGATAAGCTCACCAACGCCATGCGCCACCTGCGTGGCACCGCCAAGCTTTCCGAGGAAAACATGGGCGAAGCCCTCAAGGAGGTGCGCGCCGCCCTGCTTTCCGCCGATGTGCATTTCAAGGTCGCTCGGGCCTTCATCGAGCGGGTTAAGGAGAAGTGCGTCGGGCAGGAGGTGCTGAAAACGGTCACTCCCGGCCAGCAAATCATCAAGATCATCAACGACGAGCTGGTGGCTTTGCTCGGCGAAGGCTCCACTGAACTTTCCCAGAAGAAGCCGCTCAAGATCATGATGGTCGGTCTGCAAGGCGGTGGTAAAACCACCACCTCCGCCAAACTCGCCAAGGCCCTCAAGAAAGACGGCTACAAGCCGCGTCTGGTGGCTTGCGACGTTTATCGTCCCGCGGCCATCGACCAGCTGGAAACCGTGGCCGGCCAGATCGACGTGCCCTGCTTCGCCAAGCGCGATACCACCGACGTGCCCTTCATCGGCGAGCTCGGTCTTTCGGAAGCCCTTTCCGCGGGCGACGATCTGATCATCTTCGACACCGCTGGTCGCCTGCAGATCGACGAGCAGCTGATCGAGGAGATCAAGGAGCTCAAAAAGCGGGTCAACCCCGACGAAGTCTTGCTGGTGGTGGACGGAGCCATCGGCCAGGAAGCGGTCAACGTGGCCAAGACCTTCAACGAGGCGGTGCAGCTCACCGGCATCGTGATGACCAAGCTGGACGGCGACGCTCGCGGCGGGGCCGCCCTGTCCATGAAGGAAATCACCGGCGTGCCCATCAAATTCGCGGGTACCGGCGAAAAGCTGGACAACTTCGACGTCTTCCACCCAGACCGCATGGCCAGCCGCATCCTCGGCATGGGCGACGTGGTTTCTCTAGTCGAGAAGGCTCAGGAAACCATCGACCAGGACGAAGCCGCCAACATGGCCGAGCGCATGATGTCCGGCGACTTCAATTTCGAGGACATGCTCAACCAGTTTCGTCAAATCAAGAAACTCGGTTCCATGTCCTCCATCCTCGGCATGCTTCCCGGAATGGGAAAAATGAACATGAACATGGATGATAAGGCCGAGTCGCAAATGAAGCGCAGCGAAGCCATCATCCTATCCATGACCAAGAAGGAGCGGCAGAAGCCGCAGCTGCTCAACTCCAGCCGCCGCAACCGCATCGCCCGCGGGGCCGGTGTTAAGATGGCGGAGGTCAATCAACTGGTGAAGCAGCACATGCAGATGAAGAAGATGATGAAAAAGATGCAGGGCGGCGGCAAAATGGGCAAAGGCCAGATGAAGAAGATGATGAAGCAGATGAAAGGCTCCGGCATGGACCCCAGCCAAATGGGCGGCATGGGCGGCGGCATGCCCGACCTCAGCAGCTTCAAAGGCAAGCTCCCCTTCTAG
- a CDS encoding 3'-5' exonuclease, whose protein sequence is MIWPFSQDTDPVASAYRQACKQRPEKDIDVADLTVVALDAETTGFKIGVDRLLSLATIEIRQREVHVASARNWLIYQKDAPINEAIEVHGILPSDTAEGRPEKEVIGELLGLIGNSVIIGHHIRFDMEMLNEAARRHFKVKLKNRVIDTASLAQQELPAFHRTGYANQPPPKLEEVCSNLGLDMIDRHTALGDTFTTALIFLTLCARIRQRLGRPVRFADLPLSKF, encoded by the coding sequence ATGATCTGGCCCTTTTCCCAAGACACAGATCCAGTCGCCTCCGCCTACCGCCAAGCGTGCAAGCAGCGACCGGAAAAGGACATCGATGTAGCGGACCTCACCGTGGTCGCCCTCGACGCCGAAACCACCGGCTTCAAGATCGGCGTCGATCGCCTGCTCTCGCTCGCAACCATCGAAATCCGTCAACGGGAGGTTCACGTCGCTTCCGCTCGCAACTGGCTCATCTACCAAAAAGACGCCCCAATCAACGAAGCCATCGAAGTGCACGGCATCCTGCCCTCCGATACCGCGGAAGGCCGCCCGGAAAAGGAGGTCATCGGCGAGCTGCTCGGCCTGATTGGAAACTCCGTCATCATCGGCCATCACATTCGCTTCGACATGGAAATGCTCAACGAAGCCGCCCGCAGGCATTTCAAAGTGAAACTGAAAAACCGCGTGATCGACACAGCAAGCCTCGCCCAGCAGGAGCTGCCCGCCTTCCACCGCACCGGCTACGCCAACCAGCCGCCACCGAAACTGGAGGAAGTTTGTTCAAATCTCGGCCTCGACATGATCGACCGCCACACCGCCCTCGGTGACACCTTCACCACCGCCCTGATCTTCCTCACCCTCTGCGCCCGGATCCGCCAACGCCTCGGCCGCCCCGTGCGATTCGCCGACCTGCCCCTCTCCAAATTCTAG